The Setaria italica strain Yugu1 chromosome VIII, Setaria_italica_v2.0, whole genome shotgun sequence genome includes the window AGCAAGGTCAGTGAACAACACAACTCACAGTTCATTTGACCAAAAATGGACCACTTCAATAGAAATTTCGCCAACATGCCAAATCAAAGTTCCGGCTCGAGCAGAGAGTGATAGCCCCCAAATCTCCCCTCGTCCAATTTCCCACAAATTTCTCCCAATAGTTACACCAAATTATCTACAGAACTTCCATCCATTTGGTCCTCCGAGCAACTACCAGCCATATGGCCACCCACCTCCAACCTGTTCGAATTATGTGCCTAATGTACTGTTCTAATTTTATTTGGAGGAAAAACACATACATAAAAAATAACGCAAGCATATAACATACGTAAACATCCAACATACTGAGTGGAACAAGATTGCGCAAGGAAATTACTCAATGATCCCGCACAGAACGTAGTCGAATGTATTGAAGCAAATGTTGCAGAATCACCAAGCGGTCACGTGAGGACGCTGCCCAAAAACCTGATTGCCGCCCCGTGCAGGAGATCCCGCTTTCCTTCAAGTCCGGTGCACGTCGAATTCAAAGGGCGACGAGGCGTAGCAGCAAGATGTTCAGCGTAGTGAGTGGGGAGGCGAGCGTGTGACAATGTACCTATCAGCTAGGATGTCTCTTGGTGTTACAGGCCTTCATAGTGTGCATCAATACCCCTCATCAAGCAAACTCATCAAGGAGTAGAAACTACCCATTTGAATGACAGAAACTGCTACCATCAAATAATAGAAACTGACGCACCTTATTGCTGTTTAAAACGGCAGTTTCAATCTCATTGTAGTGCCATTAGGCTcaacataaaaaaatagaaactgcACAAGTAATAGCTCGTTGTACACataagtcacaagtcacgtgatttttcacaTGAAAATGCACGTGAGCTATGTGTGCGTGTAGCAACAGTCTCCTCTTTCATTTGCACCTATTTTGCATAGCGAGGAGACTCCCatatttaagcaaggcaaccTCTCCTTAACTTAGCAGTATGGAACTAAAAGTTGTGCATGCTTTGAAATTTTTAGATTGGACCACACATGAACCTAAATCCAACACAATATTTCAAGGTGCACACAACCATGGAAATTGGATGCAACCTATTCCAGGTTGCCGTCGTTCGCCGCAAATCCAACAACATAGAGGAGATGGGGGACTATGCGAGGAGGATGCTGCAGAGGCCTTGTTGCCCCGGGGCTGCATGGTAGAGGATCGCTGGGTCGGAGGGTGGGGCGATGCTGCAAGGACAGGGAGAGACCTGTTTGGTTGCCGTCGCCGCATCGGGTGCGGGATCGGGGTGGACTAGGTGACGTGACGGCGGCAGCAGTAGGTGCGGATGGGAATATCCCCCATCGTGGTTTGCAAGGAAATAACGACCGAGATATGATTTGGCCAAAACATTCTAACTATAACAGATATTGTCGCATTTTGTTACTACAAAATATACCTAAACAATCCTAGCCATAACAAGAACGTCTCGATTGTCAATTACATCGTCAAACACTGACCTCATCATTCTTTGCTTTCTTCTCCAAGCACTTGCATCAAACATGAATTTTCGTATCTCATGCGGAAAAACATACCCCCTTATAACTTGGCCACAAGATAATGATTATAATTAACGgcatagattttttttcttactgtACATGATAACTTGTACTCCAAAGTATCCTTTTAGCCTTCAAATTTGATCACAAAAAGTGGTCTTTTAGCTTGTAGTGAACCTCATGTGATTAAAGCAACACTACGTTTACCGAGTGCCCAATAGATTACACTCGGCAATTGAAAAAATACTCAGCATATCTACTGTTTCTGGTAGTACAACACCCACAACAATTAAAAGAAGTATGGAGAAGCGCGTCGAGCCAATCAAATAATTAGTTGATGCTATTTTTCTGGTGCATTTATGCAGGATCTAGAATACCAAATAAAGAGCAGAGGAGGTGGCTCTTTTGATGTTTGCTCTACTGCTATATACGCTTCCCCCAATCACAAATAACTGACGGTTTAAGGTTTGGAGTCTAATATTTCAACTTTAACTGCATATTAAATCGATACGagtagatttgtcttgaaatgTAGTTTAGTAAAAGTATATTCTTGCTATCGTTTGTGGACAGTTTTGTAACAAAAGGTATTCATCATAGGTTTGTTCTAGAGACCATATCTGTATCCAAAAGTTGTGCCCAACATTTCCTTGACTGGCCAATAAGATGAGGTGTTTAAGGGTGAGGCAACAGTGATTATTTAAGGGTGCTGCACAGCAACCGGGTGAGCAGCTGAGCTGCATCCTTCGTAATACAATCTCTCTACCGTCTTCTCCAAATTGAGCTTAAGCAATCCATATCGGATATGAAGATTGCTTGGATAGTGAAACCAGATATTGAGGCCACCCTTCTTCTTGCCGCGGTGGCCGTCCTTGCCCCACTGTTGATGGGGCTTAGCTCACGCCCGCGCCACAGCACTAACAGCAGCCATCCGGCGCTCCTCCTCTACTTCCTCTTGGAGGTATCCGCGGTGTACATCGCACTTATGCCCTACGTCCTGTCCTTCTTGACCTCCTACCTGTCTTCCTTGAAAAACGAACATGACTGGACCTACTTCGTGCTTATAATGTTTTCTATAGTCCTCATCCAGTTCCTCAGGGCCAAGGCTGATGTGTGGCAGCTCTGGCCGTGGCTGCCATCACCTCGCCTGTGGCGGACGACGACATCGACGGCCTAAAGATCCGGCCATCCATGGTGAGCCTCGCCTACCCCTTCTGGGTGGCGGCGCTTGTCATCTACAGCATATATACTTCTCTACGTGAAAACGGCCACCAGCCGCGTCTACGTCATCGAGCAGTACGCCATTGTAATTGCGCCCTTCTGGTTCCTTGACGCCTGCAGGATGGTGCTCAGGTTCGTCGTATTCCAGAGGGCGGCCGGTTCCTTTGCTCTCGGCCGCAATGTGCAGCTCGTCAGCGGCCACATGGCGGATCTCCAACAAACTGGCTGCTTCGGAGCTGAGTGGCAGCTCCCAGCGGCAGTGCCCTGTCTCATAGTCACGGGAGAAAGGAACCGGGACGTGGAAGAAAGCCCAACGGGATACCGTGTCAAGCCTTCCGCTCTGGAAGATGAACGCAAGACGCTGATCAAACTGGACCGAGTCTGGTCTGAGAGTGGCCATCTGCTGACCCCGGAGCTCAAGGATCTCTGCCTCTCATTTGCCCTCTTCAAGTGCCTGCGTAGGAGGTTTGCGAGGCACCAGCTCGCCGAGGGGGGCTCTAGCTGGCGTTCCGTTTCGTCGTTGGCGACTGGATGCTCGGCCAGGAAGGCGACCACGAGAGATTCTTCCGGGTGATCGCCGACGAGCTTTCATTCGCAAGCGATTTCTACTACTCCTCGCTCCGATCCCCGTGGCTTCTCTGGGCACCCTGCCCGCGGCTCTCCATTTCTTCTTGTCCTTGCTGATCTCAAGCCTGATTATACGCCTAACACAGGTACCGTTTCCTAGGAAAGACCAAAAGAGAAGCAGAGACCGAAAGGCCAAGAGAAGCAGAGaccgggccggccggcggtggcgaagACGCTGTGTGGGAGCTAGCTCCTTGCGGAGTTCTGTGTAGGACTTTAAAATTTGTCTGCTTCGTTTGTTTCACCGCTGCTACTGTGGGCACTATCTAAAGTATTAATCCATCCTGCTCCTGCTAATTACAATTACCATCTACAGCAGACAATTTAAAGTGGTTATGAAATTTCTTCAAATTAACTTCTGAAGTAATACAAATAATTTCACACGATGtgcatgaaaacaaaattaattTTACCACACCATttacatgaaaagaaaaggaagcacACAGTTGCAAAGCGTTATCACTTTCATGAGAGCAATTTCCCCTATAATAAAGCAGGACCGTAGCCCGTAGGGTCTTTTGTCTAAaacttgataaaaaaaatgaagaatgaCGGAGCAGATGTAATAAGTTCAGCTCGAGGCCGATATTGGAACGACAAACATTACTCATAACTCATAAGAGTTTAGGAGAGTATTATTTTTCATATTCGGGAAAACAAATGTAAGTATTCAGTAATTACACGCACCAACAAGTTAACCACAAGTAATTAAAGAATGATAGCCAGCAATTCAATTATGCTTCAGGTAAAACATAGGCACCAACAAGTTCAGCGCAAGTAAAGAAATGATAGCCAGCGATTCACTTATCCTTCAATAAAACCATAGGATATCAAAGTTGTTCAGACTACTGTACCAAACGAACGGCGGCCAAATTAAATGAATAATGATTCAATGCCAAAGGAAACAACTACGCATTAACAATCTATTTACCtagagtgtgtttggttgcatgcaccaattTGTTTGTACCATATgatctaattagtagaataatataGTAAGTGGGATGACCTCATCCTGAATGAgttggtacaattcacccaaccaaacaaaatgatcattattattttgaatcatttcatacataaATCAATttaaatgatacaaccaaccacattattattttgaatcatttcatacataaATCAATTCAAATGGTACAACCAACCAAATACACGTTACACCTGACACGCCTAGGCAATTTCACCATCGTCCAAGCAGGATCACAGCATTGCTTTGCCTAGCAGTCTTGATCAAGGATTGACGAAGATCTCGAGGTCCAGAATCTCAGGGGTGATCGTCTTCCACAGCACGTAGCCACGCGCCATCCTGAACTGCCCCGTGCCGCCGACCACCGAGAGCTCCCGCAGCGGCGTGCCGATGTCGTCGCGCCCCAGGACCGTAAGCGAGCTGCCGGCGTATGGCCCCGACGTGAGCACCACATTCATGTTCACCAAGAGCTCCAGGTTGGCCACCGACGCCACCATGTAATAGCCCTGCGCGCGGCCCACGGTGGCCGACGATTGCGATGTGCCCTCGGTCAGCTTGTCGTCGATGACCACCGTGTTGCCGAAGTAGCCACGCGGGCCGTTGACCACCCGCACAGCCGTCGGTGACGGCCCGCCCGTCACGTCGTGCATGTAAAAGTGCAGGTGTGCCGACGTcgcagccgccaccgccgggccggcggcgaggactgCGGCCAGCAACATGATGGAGAAGAGCTTGCAGCAagccatgaggggaggctgGGACAGAGTTGCGGTGCGCTAGCCAGGCAGTGTGTACGCATATAAAGATAGCAGAAGCAACAGCAGCGGGTCGGAGAGAATGAGTggatgaaaaaaaaggaacaaaatgGCACATCTGTGCCAGTGTGACTATAGTTGGCCATTTAGCCCGCGGCCCGTGGGTCGGCCTACACCACGGGTGAGGCCTGGGCTGCTGCCTCAGCTCGTGGGTCGGCCCAGGCACGGCACAACTAGCAGCCAGCCCACCAAGGCACGATGGAGGCATGTTTAGACACGCTTAGGCACGATTAAGCACATCTAATTGTAATTTGTATATGTATTGTACGTGCGTTACCTCAGAATATATGTGTTTATATGTACAATAGGCACGATGGGCCACCGGGTCGGCTCGGCACGGCTACCAGCCTTTAGTGCCGGGCCTTGGCCGCTACGTTGGCCCGTCGGCCAGTCCAGCCCGGCACGATAAACATACGTGCCTAACCAGGCTGGGTCTAAACAGGCCGGGCCAAACCGGGCCCGGGTCAGCCCGTTTGGCCATATATGAGTGTGACAGTGTATGTCCACCGACCGACCGTGGAAGCAGGTGGATGT containing:
- the LOC101756045 gene encoding dirigent protein 21 — encoded protein: MACCKLFSIMLLAAVLAAGPAVAAATSAHLHFYMHDVTGGPSPTAVRVVNGPRGYFGNTVVIDDKLTEGTSQSSATVGRAQGYYMVASVANLELLVNMNVVLTSGPYAGSSLTVLGRDDIGTPLRELSVVGGTGQFRMARGYVLWKTITPEILDLEIFVNP